The Triticum dicoccoides isolate Atlit2015 ecotype Zavitan chromosome 6A, WEW_v2.0, whole genome shotgun sequence genome has a window encoding:
- the LOC119317649 gene encoding translation initiation factor IF-2-like translates to MAKGAAGGGGGGAVKTALVVTGGLVLAWLTVESALKPFLDRLRGAVSRSTDPARDPDEDTAAPEEDKSPATAAATAAVAAAVASSVAEEKDPAVAVAAPEPSAPPLPAEAVESEEKGADGEVELGEKGEAAVAAKAE, encoded by the coding sequence ATGGCCAAGGGAGCagccggaggagggggagggggcgccgtgaAGACGGCCCTGGTCGTCACCGGCGGCCTCGTCCTCGCCTGGCTCACCGTCGAGTCCGCCTTGAAGCCCTTCCTCGACCGCCTCCGCGGCGCCGTCTCCCGCTCCACCGACCCCGCCCGCGACCCCGACGAGGACACCGCCGCCCCCGAGGAGGACAAGTCGcccgccaccgctgccgccaccgccgccgtcgccgccgctgtcgCCTCCTCCGTCGCCGAGGAGAAGGACCCcgctgtcgccgtcgccgcgcccgaGCCGTCCGCGCCCCCGCTCCCTGCCGAGGCGGTGGAGAGCGAGGAGAAGGGAGCGGACGGGGAGGTCGAACTGGGCGAGAAGGGGGAGGCGGCCGTGGCCGCCAAGGCCGAGTGA